In Oscillatoria salina IIICB1, a single genomic region encodes these proteins:
- the xseB gene encoding exodeoxyribonuclease VII small subunit, translated as MSKRTSQPKNWNYSAAVSELEAIIEQIESGSLPLEQVFEQFSVAVEKMQQCESFLARGKQQMNLLIETLSDEEKF; from the coding sequence ATGAGTAAACGAACCTCCCAACCCAAAAACTGGAACTATTCAGCAGCAGTTTCTGAATTAGAAGCAATTATCGAACAAATAGAATCTGGTTCCTTACCCCTAGAACAAGTTTTTGAGCAATTTAGTGTCGCAGTAGAAAAAATGCAGCAATGCGAAAGCTTTTTAGCAAGGGGAAAACAGCAAATGAATTTACTCATTGAAACTTTATCTGATGAAGAAAAATTTTAA